One window of the Sparus aurata chromosome 7, fSpaAur1.1, whole genome shotgun sequence genome contains the following:
- the LOC115585733 gene encoding caspase recruitment domain-containing protein 19-like isoform X1, with translation MTDIDDHHQQLQRDANFLCSDQRMDTELVDTLVLQLNRIYPQILSDKEAHRFRNLSVPTKVRLAELLKHLHGKGEEACHEFYRGLHIHAEDVYSSLPTRIIKRETEDSKWTYNVEICPERYVLNERGPMFFLSCFSFLACIAMLYYYREDETLRCTGPFLHCSAARLSKDVLISYAEVGKQ, from the exons atGACAG ACATTGACGATCACCATCAGCAGCTCCAGAGGGACGCTAACTTCCTGTGCTCAGACCAGAGGATGGACACTGAGCTGGTCGACACGCTGGTGCTGCAGCTCAACAGGATCTACCCCCAGATACTCAGCGACAAGGAAGCCCACAGG TTCAGGAACCTGAGCGTGCCGACCAAGGTGCGGTTAGCTGAGCTGCTGAAGCACCTGCATGGGAAGGGAGAGGAGGCATGTCACGAATTCTACAGAGGCCTTCACATCCATGCTGAGGACGTTTACTCCAGTCTGCCCACCAGGATCATAAAGAGAG AGACGGAAGATTCAAAATGGACATACAATGTGGAAATCTGCCCAGAGCGATATGTGCTTAATGAGAGAG GACCAATGTTCTTCCTGAGCTGTTTCAGTTTCCTAGCTTGCATTGCAATGCTCTACTATTACAGAG AGGATGAGACGTTGAGATGCACCGGTCCGTTTCTTCACTGCTCTGCGGCAAGACTTAGTAAAGATGTTCTAATTTCCTATGCTGAGGTTGGAAAACAGTAA
- the LOC115585733 gene encoding caspase recruitment domain-containing protein 19-like isoform X2 — MDTELVDTLVLQLNRIYPQILSDKEAHRFRNLSVPTKVRLAELLKHLHGKGEEACHEFYRGLHIHAEDVYSSLPTRIIKRETEDSKWTYNVEICPERYVLNERGPMFFLSCFSFLACIAMLYYYREDETLRCTGPFLHCSAARLSKDVLISYAEVGKQ, encoded by the exons ATGGACACTGAGCTGGTCGACACGCTGGTGCTGCAGCTCAACAGGATCTACCCCCAGATACTCAGCGACAAGGAAGCCCACAGG TTCAGGAACCTGAGCGTGCCGACCAAGGTGCGGTTAGCTGAGCTGCTGAAGCACCTGCATGGGAAGGGAGAGGAGGCATGTCACGAATTCTACAGAGGCCTTCACATCCATGCTGAGGACGTTTACTCCAGTCTGCCCACCAGGATCATAAAGAGAG AGACGGAAGATTCAAAATGGACATACAATGTGGAAATCTGCCCAGAGCGATATGTGCTTAATGAGAGAG GACCAATGTTCTTCCTGAGCTGTTTCAGTTTCCTAGCTTGCATTGCAATGCTCTACTATTACAGAG AGGATGAGACGTTGAGATGCACCGGTCCGTTTCTTCACTGCTCTGCGGCAAGACTTAGTAAAGATGTTCTAATTTCCTATGCTGAGGTTGGAAAACAGTAA